TGCGTGCTGGGGCTGATCGTCACGCACTACGGCTTCAAGCTGCCCGAAACGGTGACGCCGATCGCCTGGGCGCTGGTGATCGGTGGCGTGTGGATGATCGGCGCGGAACAGATCGCCGCACGCAAGCCCGACCGCAAGGAGGTGACCTGGACGGTGGCGATCCTGGTCGGCATCGCGCAGATGGTCGCCGGCATCTTCCCGGGCACCTCGCGCTCGGGCGCCACCATCTTCACCGCACTGCTGTTCGGCACCAGCAACCGCCCGGCGGCCACCGAATTCTCGTTCCTGGTCGGCATCCCGACGATGTACGCCGCCACCGGTTACGAGCTGCTGAAAGTGCTGCACAGCGGGGCCGCGGCGCACGAGGACTGGAGCGCGCTGGGTGTGGGCTTCGTAGTGTCGCTGATCGTGGCTTTCATCGCGGTGAAGTGGCTGCTCGGCTACATCCGCACACACCGTTACACGGCCTTCGCGGTCTACCGCATCGCGCTGGGCCTGGCATTGCTGCTGCTGATGCCCAGCGGGTCCTGATGGCATCGCAACGTCGCATGCGTTGACGTCGGTTGGAGTGGGCCGGCCTCGGACACGGCCTGCACTCTGCATCGTCGAATCGGTGCAAACCAGCAATAAATAAACCAGCGCTACCGATGAAGGGTGCTAACGGCTGCGATACACCGCTACCCGGTCAGCGCTATCCGTTCATCGGCACGGCATTCGTCTGCCCGCGTGAATTCTTGGCTCTGGCCGGGAATGCTGGCGACATGCCCGGACCCGGCACCAACGTGCCGGCCCTGCATGCCGGCACGTTGGTGCGCTGGAACAATTCGTGCACCCATTCGATGAAGGCCTGTACGCGCGCCGACAGGTGCTTCTTCTGCGGATAGACGATCCACACCGGAGACCCGGTGGAGATCGTGTCCTCCATGATCACCTTCAGCTTGCCGTAGCCGATCGCGCTGGCCGCCAGCCAGTGCGGCACCTGGATGATGCCGAGCCCCGCCATGGCCGCCTGGATCACCGACTCGCCGTCGTTGATCAGCAGGTGTGCATCGACATCCAGGGCACGCTTGCCGTCGGCCGTGTCGAACTGCCACTGGTAAGGCCGTCCGCTGGTGGGATACACATAGTTGATGCAGCGATGCTGCTTCAGCTCGTCGATCGTGGTCGGCGTGCCATGGCGTTCCAGATAGGCCGGCGCCGCACACAGTACGTTGCTGAAATACCCCAGCTTGCGTGCGATCAGGTTGGAGTCCTCCAGCTCGCCCATGCGTATGGCACAGTCGATGCCTTCCTCGATCAGCCCGATGTTGCGGTCACTCATCGACAACTCGAGCCGGACATCGGGGTATTTCGCCTCGAAATCGGCCAGGTTGGGGATCAGGGCCGCGCGTCCCACCGATACGTTCACCGCCACGCGCAGCTTGCCGGACGGTTTGGTGCGCGCGTAATTCAGCGCTTCCACCGCCTCGCCAAGATCCGCCATGATGTCCTTGCAGCGCAGATAGAACGATTCGCCATCGTCGGTCAGTCGCAACGCGCGAGTGCTGCGGAACAGCAGACGCACACCGATCTGCTCTTCCAGCCGCGACACGGCACGACTTACACCGGAAGGCGTCATGCCCAGCTGAGCGGCTGCCGCCGCAAAACTTTTCGCTTCGACCACGCGGACGAAGCTCGATATAGCAGAAAAATCTTCCATAGCCGTCACCGTGCCGTCATTCGTGACTGGCAGTCACGATTGGGATGCGTTTGAAGTGGGTTAAC
This window of the Dyella sp. A6 genome carries:
- a CDS encoding undecaprenyl-diphosphate phosphatase; translated protein: MTDLFHVILLGIIEGITEFLPISSTGHLLIAEHWLGARSDLFNVGIQAGAILAITLVYWERIWQLLTGWREPALRSYLLKLAVAFLITCVLGLIVTHYGFKLPETVTPIAWALVIGGVWMIGAEQIAARKPDRKEVTWTVAILVGIAQMVAGIFPGTSRSGATIFTALLFGTSNRPAATEFSFLVGIPTMYAATGYELLKVLHSGAAAHEDWSALGVGFVVSLIVAFIAVKWLLGYIRTHRYTAFAVYRIALGLALLLLMPSGS
- a CDS encoding LysR family transcriptional regulator, which encodes MEDFSAISSFVRVVEAKSFAAAAAQLGMTPSGVSRAVSRLEEQIGVRLLFRSTRALRLTDDGESFYLRCKDIMADLGEAVEALNYARTKPSGKLRVAVNVSVGRAALIPNLADFEAKYPDVRLELSMSDRNIGLIEEGIDCAIRMGELEDSNLIARKLGYFSNVLCAAPAYLERHGTPTTIDELKQHRCINYVYPTSGRPYQWQFDTADGKRALDVDAHLLINDGESVIQAAMAGLGIIQVPHWLAASAIGYGKLKVIMEDTISTGSPVWIVYPQKKHLSARVQAFIEWVHELFQRTNVPACRAGTLVPGPGMSPAFPARAKNSRGQTNAVPMNG